The Sandaracinus amylolyticus genomic interval GGTGGACGACGGTGCGCTCCGAGACCGCGACGATCGCGCTGCCCGCGTCGCGCATGGCGATGCTGCACGCGCTCAACCTCGCGACGTGGGGCGAGGCGGAGATCGCGCGTGGCGCGTGCGAGGCGCGCGAGGTCGCGGACATCGCGGCGCGCCTCCGCGCGATCGCCGAGGACGACGAGGGCCTGATCGTCGAGTGCGAGATGCGGCGGATGGAGCTCCGTCGCGCCCCGCGATAACGTCTCGCGCCGATGGCGCGCATCCTCCTCGTCGACGACGATCGCGAGCTGCTCGACGTGCTCGCGATGGCGCTCTCCGACGCGGGCCACGCGATCGACACCGCGCGCGACGGGCGCGAGGCCGATCGCCGGCTCGCCGAGGGGAACGCCGAGCTCGTGGTGTGCGACGTGAACCTGCCGGGGATCGACGGGTTCACGCTGGTGAAGCGGTGGCGCGATCGCGGGGTCACCACGCCGATCCTGCTGCTCACGTCGCGCGACTCCGAGATCGACGAGGCGCTCGGGCTCGAGCTCGGCGCCGACGACTACATGACGAAGCCGATGCGCGTGCGCGTCCTGCTCGCGCGCATCGCCGCGCTCCTGCGGCGCGAGCAGCGTCGCGCGGAGAGCGAGCCGGGCGCGGTGCTCGTGGCGGGGCACGTCTCGCTCGATCGCGAGCGCCTCGAGCTGCGCTATCGCGGGACGCTCGTCACCACGACGCTCAGCGAGCTGCGCCTGATCGAGGCGATGGTCGAGCGGCCCGGGATCGTGCTGTCGCGCGCGCGGCTGCTCGAGCACGTGCGCGGCGACGACTCCGTGGTCGACGATCGGCTGATCGACACCTACGTGCGGCGGATGCGCCGCAAGCTGGAGGCCATCGAGCCCGCGTTCGATCGCATCGAGACCGTGACCGGCGCCGGCTACCGATGGCGCGCGTGACCGGCGCGCGCGGGCGCCGCTCGCTGAGCGAGCGCGTGCTCACCGCGGGCGTGCTGCTTTTCCTCGCGCCGCTGGGGTTCGTGGTCGCGAGCGCGTCGATCGAGGGCGCGCTCGCGCGGAGCACCGAGCAGCGCGTCGAGGCGTGCGCGCGCGTGGTCGCGCATGCCTGGCGCGACGGAGCGTCGCTCGCCGAGGCCGCGGAGTCGTCGTGCCGTCGCCATCACCTGCGGGTGCGCGTGGTCGAGGGCGACGCGGTGCACGACGTCGCGGACCATCTCGTGTCGACGAGCTTCGACGATCTGGTGGGAGACGTCTTCTACGGGCCGGAGCGCAGCGACGCGCTGCGCACGCTCGAGCGCACGTGGGCTCCGCTGCCCGAGCGTGCCGAGACGCGCAGCGCGCGCGAGGCGGGCGACGGAATGGTGTGCACGCTGCGCGCCGACGCGAACCTGCGCATCTGCAGCGGCGCGCTGCGCGCGACGCGCACGTCGGACGGCGCGCGCGCGGTGGTGCACGTGATCGGCAGCTCGCGCAGCGCGCGGGTGTCGCGCTACGCGCAGCGCCGCGAGCTCGCGGGCATGCTCGCGTTCGGCGCAGTGCTCGCGTTCGCGCTGGTCGCGTGGCTGTTGCGGCGGGTGACCGGCACGGTGCGCGACCTCGCACGCGACGTGGAGTCGCTCGCGGCGTCGCGCGACGGGCGCCTCGACGAGGAGCGCCCGCGCGAGCTCGCGGAGGTCGCGGCCGCGTTCAATCGGCTGCGCGACACGCTCGCCCGCGCCGACGCGCAGAACGAGGCGTTCCTCGCCGATCTCGCCCACGAGATGAAGAACCCGGTCGCCGCGATCGCCGCGGCGGCGGAGTCGCTCGAGGCCGCGTCGAGCGCCGATCCCGAGCGGCGCGCGCGTCTGTCGCGCTCGATCACCGCGAGCGCGGCGCGCCTCGATCGGCTGATCGGACAGTTCCTCGAGCTCGCGCGCGCCGAGGCCGGCCTGCCGCGCGACGCGCGCGAGCGTGTCGATCTCGTCGCGCTCGCGCACGGCGTCGCGAGCACCACGACGGTGCCCGACGATCGACGCCTCGTGATCGACGCCGAGGGCGTCCACGAGGTCGACGGAGTCCCGGCGCGCCTCGAGTCCGCGCTGCGCAACGTCATCGACAACGCGATCGCGTTCGCGCGCGCCGAGGTGCGGGTGCGAGTCGTGCGCGAGGACGCGACGCTCGTCCTCGAGGTCCACGACGACGGCCCGGGCATCGCCGCCGACGACCTGCCGCGCGTGTTCGATCGGTTCTACACCGCGCGCCAGGACGGACGCGGCACCGGGCTCGGGCTCGCGATCGTGCGCGCGACGGTCGAGGCCCACGGCGGCACCGTCGACGTGCGCTCGCGATCGGGCGAAGGCACCACCTTCGCGCTGCGCCTGCCCGCGCGCTGATTCACACCCGTTTCACATCGCGCTCCGTCGCGTGTCCGCATCGCTCCGCCAGCTTGTGCGGCGATGACGACGTCCACCGAGCTCGCTCCACCGGCGCCCGACGTGCTGCGCGCGATGACGCTCAACATCGTGCACGGCACCCGCATCTCACTGCCCTCCGCGCTCTTCCCGCGAACGTTCGTGCTGCGGCGCCTCGCGCGGATCGCGCACGCGGCGCGCGCCGCCCACGTCGACGTGCTCGCGCTGCAGGAGGCCGACGGCGATCGGCGCTTCGAGCGCACCCGCGAGATCGCGCGGCGCGCCGGGCTCCCCGTCGTGATCACGCCGTCGTCGCACGGCGCGACGCTCGCCGGGCGGGCTCCGCTCGCCGTGCTGCGCGAAGAGCGCTTCACCGCGCGGCGCGCCGACGCGAAGGGCTTCGTGCTCGCGCGCGCCCGCACCTCGCGCGGCCACGAGATCGACGTCGCGTCGATCCACCTCCACGCGCTCTCGCGACACGTGCGCTCCCGACAGATCGCTGCGTTCGTGGACGCGATCCGTGAGGAGCGTGCCCGCCGCGGCGCGCGCCCGCTCGTCGTGCTCGGCGACCTCAACGACGACTTCGACGGCAGCGCGCGCGAGCTCGCCGATCACCTCGGGCTGCACACGCGCGATCACGAGACGCCGACCTACACCGATCTCGGGCTGCGACTGCGCCTCGACTGGGTGCTCGCGTCGCCCGAGCTCGAGATCGCGCTGCACCACGTGATGCCGCCCGGTCTCTCCGATCATCGCGCGATCGTCGCCGACGTCCGCGTGCGCACCACCGAAGGAAGGAGCCTCGATCGATGAAGCCGCTGATCCACCTCTTCCATCTCTCGACCGGCGGCGTGCTCGCGGAGGAGGACCAGACCCCCGCGCGTCGCGCGCAGCTCGGCATCCTCGCGATCGCGACGTCGCTCGCGATGGCGGCGATCTGGGGCGTCGCCGCGGGCAGCAGCGTGCCCGCGCTCGCCGCGCACAACGCGTACAAGCTGCCGCTGATGCTGGTGCTCGCCGCGATCGGCGCGGTGCCGGTCGGGATGCTCGCGTGGAAGATCGTCGGCGTGCGCCAGAAGGCGCGCGAGCTGCTCCACGGCTACGCGCTCAGCGTGTTCCTCGGGTGCGCGGTGCTGCTCGTGCTCGCGCCGCTCGTCGCGCTCTACTACCTGTCGAGCACCGCCGCGGGACCGCTCTTCGCGATGGGCACGGTGCTGCTCGGGCTGCTCGTCGGGTGCGCGACGTTCGTGCGCGTCGTGCGCGCGCGGCTGCGCGAGGGCGAGCGCGAAGAGGGCTCGGACTGGCGCCCCGTCGTGCCCGGTGTCGTGCTGATGCTCGCGTTCGTCGCGACGCTCTGGCAGGTCGTCGCGCTCTTCGCGCCGATCCTCCCCGAGAGCACGCCCTTCCGCGGAGGCATCGACGATGCGCTCGTCCAGCCGTGAGGCGCCGCTCGGAATTCTGGCACTGAGTGCCATCTTCTGCGCGAGCCCCGCCAGCGCGCAGATCTGCCACCGCGGCGACGTGGACGGCGACGCGATCACCTGGCGCACCACGATGGTGGGCAGTGCGTCGCTGGTGGGCCCGCTGCCGCCCGACGTGAGCGTGGTGTCGATCGAGGGCGGCGCGCTCTCGCCCGAGCGCGATCGCATCGAGGCCACGCCCGGCGCGCGCGAGGTCGTGCTGATCACGCGGCAATCGATCGACGCTCGCGACGACGTGCTGGTGCTGCGCCCGCCGCTCGTCACCTCGGCGCAGCGCATCGTGATCGCGGCGCGCGACGGAGATCGTGTCTCGTTCGCGCCGGCGCTCGACGGACCGATCGAGCGCCACGTCGGGCACCACAGCTCGACCGGCATCGACGACCCGACGCGGGCGCACCTCGACGCGTGGTGCGGCTCGCGCGGGCGCGGCGTGCCGACGTACGTCCGCGCGCTCTCGTGGGACGACGTGCGCGGTGAGCTGGTGCGCGCCGAGGAGCGGCGCGGATCGCTGCTGTGGATCGGCTGGCTCGTCCTCGGAGCGGGCGTGATCGCAGGCGCGATCGGCTATCGCAGGCTCGCGGCGCGCGCGCAGATCGAGCGCGCGGATGCGGTGATCGAGAGCCGGTTCCGGACGCTCGCACGGGAGGAGGGCCGCGATCGCGGCTCACCGCGCGGCGCTTCGCGTGATGCTCCGGGTGTCTAGGAGTCCGCCCGGTCGTCTCGGTGAGCGAGACGAGGGGGGGACTTCGATGGAGATGACGAGGACGGTCACGCTCGCGCTGGCGCTGCTCGGCGCGCTCCTGGTGGGCTGCGGTGACGACGACGGCGACGATGGTGATCGCGATTCGGGAATGCGCGCCGACTCCGGCGGCGGGACGATGGACGCGGGCGGTGGCGCCGATGCCGGCGGCGGGATGGACGGCGGCGGTGGCGACGCGGGAGACGACGACGACGCGGGCGACGACGACGACGCGGGCGACGACGACGACGCGGGCGAGGCTGCGTCGTTCACCGCGATCTACGAGGCCGTGATCGACGATCGCTGCGCGACCACCGCGGCGTGCCACCAGGGCGCCGCGACGACGTCGCTCGACATGAGCACCCGCGATCTCGCCTACGCGAACCTCGTCGACGTCGAGGCGATGGGACCGGCATGCGGCGACAGCGGGCTCACCCGCGTGGTGCCCGGTAACTCCGAGGAGAGCCTGCTCTACATCAAGATCTCGGAGTCCCCGCCGGACTGCGGCTCGCGCATGCCGCTCGTCGGCCCGCCGCTCTCGGAGGAGGAGCAAGCGCTCGTCGCTGCGTGGATCGACGAGGGCGCGGACGACAACTGACTCGGTGTTTCGCGGCGGTCCGCCGCTCGTCGGCTCATCGCACGACGACGGCGTCCCACGCCTCGACGTGGCCGGGGCCCGCGTTGCCCTGATCGCAGCTCGGCACGATCAGTCGCGTCCCGAGCGCGAGCGGCACCGCGTAGCGCTGTCCCGGTCCGTCGAGCGCGACGCGCTCGGCGTGCGCGCCGTCGCGCGCTCGGACGAGGTGCAGCACGCCGGGCTCGCTGCCGAGCCTTCCCTGCTCGACGATCGCGACGTGATCTTCGCCTTCGATCGTCACGAGGCGCAGCCCCGAGGGATGTCGTCGGAAGCGCTCGCGTGCCTCCTGGCCGTCGAAGCTCGGCCACGTCCACGCGGGCTCGAGGTGCGCGCCGCCTTCGTCCTCGATCACGCGCAGCGCGACGAGCCCCGCGGGATGCACCGCGTCGGGCATGAACGTCGCGATGATCGCGAGCGGCGTCCCGTCGACGTCGGCGATCAGCGGCTGCGTGACCATCGTGCCCGCCCAATTCGCCTCGCAGGGCACGCCTCCCGCGCCGCACGCTGCGACGACCTGCACGCGATCGTGGAGCGTTCCGAGGTGCTCGTCGTCGAGCAGGTACACGCCGCCGTCCTTCGCGGGCAGCACGTACACGACGCGCCCCGACGCGAGCTCCACGCGCGCCGGTGTGTTCGCGCCGAGGTCCCAGTCGAGCGCGGCGTAGCACTCGAAGAACGTCAGCTCCTCGCACCCCGGCGCGTCGAACGGCGGATCCTCGGGCGAGAGGCGCGGGACGAAGAGGTCCTCGCACGACGCGATGCACGCGGGCGCGGGATCGAGCACGTCGAACTCCGCGCACGCGCTCGCGTCGCAGCGCGGATCGAACGAGAGCCCGGGGCCGCGCACCCGCATGAGGGTGTGCGCGTACGAGCGCGTCGCGAGATCGAGCGCGCCGTTGCCGGTCGGCACGATCAGCGCGAAGCCGTGCTCGTCGTCGGGCACCAGCAGCGGGCCTGCGGGCGACCACACGCCGGCGCCGCAGATCATGTCGTCGGATCCGCTCTCGCCGTCGATGCCGCACTCGTTGCTCGGGCTCGTCAGCAGCACGGACGCGATCGCGCTCTCCGCGCCGCGCGCGCGCCACGCGTCGAGATCGAGCTCGAAGATCCACCCGTGCCAGGGCTGGATGTCGCGCGCGTTGCCGAACGAGACGTAGACGAGGCCGAGCTCGTGATCGGCCGTCGTCGCGTGCACGAGGCGCGAGCGCGAGAGCGCGTTGCTCGCGCGGAAGACGACCTCGCCCGAGCCGTCGGCGGACGGCCGCGACGCCGCGAGCGTCACGATCGGGAACGCGGGATCGAGCTCGCCGCGGACGAGGTCGACGACGGCGACGTGGTGCGCGCTGCGCGGACCGGCCGCGGGATCGCGCGCCGTGGCGTCGACGACCTGCCAGGTGAGCACGAGCCGATCGCCGACGATCACCGGCGTCGCGATCACGTGCGCGAGCGTCCCCTCGGGCTCGGGCAGGACGAGCTCCCACACGATCGTTCCGTCGTCGGGATCGAGCGCGACGACGCGCCCATCGCCGGTGCTCACGATCACGTGCCCGTCGTGCTCGAGCGGCGAGGCGAGCACGCATCCGGCGAACGTCTCGCTCTGCCACGCGCGCGTGAGCGTGACGTCGCCGGGCATCGGCGGTGCTGGCTCGGGCTCGCAGCCGAGCGAGAGGAGGATCGGGAGCGAGAGGAGCAGACGGCGCATGCGCGCGGATTGTGCGCTATCGCCGCGGGCGCGCGACGAGATATCCGTTCCACGACGCGCGCGCGGGCTCGCGCGCGCTCGTGCGCAGCGCGCCCTTCGCGTCCTCGATCACCAGCGCGACGCGCTCGAAGCCCGCCGCCGCGAGGAGCGCGCGGAGCGTCGCGAGGGGCCACAAACGAAACGAATAGGAGAAGGCATCTTCCATCACCGTTCCGTCGTCGAGCTCGAAGTGGATGCGCGCGTCCAGCACCTCGCGCGCGGCGTCGTACCCGCGGTGCTCCCAGACGTACGTGAAGCCCTCGTGGCGATGACGATGCGTGAGCGGCCGGCGCAGATCGGCGCCGCCGAAGAGCTCGAGCGCGAGCATCCCGTCGTCCTCGAGCGCGCCGCGCGCGGCGTCGAAGTAGCGCGCGAGGTCGTCGGCGGCGTGGAAGATCGCCCACGAGAAGTTCGGCGCGATCACCAGATCGAACGTGCGATCGCTGGGCGCGCGCACGTCCCCGCGCACCAGCGCGAGGCGCTCGCGCTCGTCCTCGTCGAGCACCTCGCGCGCGATGCGCCGCGCCCGCGCCAGCGCGCCGCGATCGAGATCGATCGCGACCGCCTCGCGCTCGTCGTCCGATCCGACCCACGCGATCGCGAGCCGCGCCGTGCCCGCGAAGTCCTCGCGCAGCGTGAGCGCGTCGCGCCCCGCTCGCGCGCGGAAGAGCGCCGAGAGCACGTCGACGTCGCGCTCCGGGCTCTGCACCGCGCGCTCGTAGAGCGCGTGCCGGTCGACGCTCATCCGTCGATGCGCTCGCGCGTCTCCAGCTGCTCGCCGTCGAGCCGCACCGTCGCCGTGCCCGCCTCGGTGGGCACGGAGAGCTCGATGCGCATGCGGAGCTCGGTGCGCTGGCGCTGCGAGGGGCGCTCGAGGTCGAGCGGGAGCGCCGTCTCCACCGCAGCGCGCATGTCGGCACGCTCGACGCGCGCGCCCGGCGGCAGGCCCGGCATCTCGAGCTGCCGCGCCGAGAGCTCGGCGCGCAGCACCAGGCAATCGACGCCGCGCACCTGCGCGCGCTCGACGAGGCGCGTCTGCCCGCCGAGGTGATCGTGGCGCACGACGACGCCGATCGCGGCGAGGCCGCTCGCGGCGAGCGCGGTGTCGATGCCCCACGTCGCGCCGACGTGCTGCGGCTCGCTCGTGCCGAACACCGGATCGTCGCCGGTGCCGTGCGGCTCGGAGATCGTGAGCACCTCGCCCAGCCACTCGATCGTCTGCGGATCGAGCGCGCCTGCGGCCGACGTGATCGCGCCGTCGCCGCTGCGCGTGACGATCAGCTCGCCGGGGATCGCCGGCGTGACGGGGCCCTGGCCGGCGTCGACCACGAAGCGCTGCACCGTGACGGCGAGACGGGTCGGACGACCGCGCGCGTCGACCTCGTGCGCGGTGAAGCGCGCGTCGAGATCGATCGCGAGCGAAGTGCGATCGTCCGCGACGTTCTGCGCGCCGATGCGCGTCGACTCGCGCTGCGAGCTGCGCAGCTCGACGTGCTCGACCCACGACGCGCCGGCCGCGAGCGGACGGTCGAAGCGGATGGGATAAGTCGGCCCCGTCCCTGCGGGCTCGGCGCGCGTGGATGTCGCGGCGCCTCCGCAGGCAGCGAGGAGACAAGCGAAGGTGATCGTGTGCAGACGTCGCATGAGGCGCGCGACGCTCGCACGCGGATCTTCGCCGTGCAACGCAGCGCGCACTTGAGGCGAGGCGTGTCGGGGCGAGATGTCGGTGCGTGGCTCTGCACCTCACCGAGCACCGCGCCGGGCTCTCTCTCGGAACGACCGAGATCGTGAAGGTCGACGACGCGGACGGCACCGGCATCGGGCTCGCCGTCGTCAAGCTCGCGCCGGGCGAGCGGCTCTCCACGGTGACCACGCACGAGACCGCGTGGCTGCTGATGGACGGCGAGGTCGACGTGCACGTCGGTCCACGTCGCGCGCGGTGGTCGCGCCGATCGCTCTGGGACGAAGCGCCGAGCTGCGTGCACGTCGCGGCGGGCGCGGAGGTGACCTTCGAGGCGCAGCGCGCGGTCGAGCTCACGCGCTACGAGACCGCGAGCACGCGCCGCTTCGCGGCGTCGCTCTACGCGCCCGACGACGTGCGCGAGGAGCATCGCGGCTGGGGCCAGGTGCGCGGCGCGTGTCATCGCGTGGTGCGCACGGTCTTCGATCGCGACAACGCCGACGAGGCCGCGGAGCTCGTGCTCGGCGAGGTGATCACGCTGCCGGGGCGGTGGTCGAGCTATCCGCCGCACCACCACGCGCAGCCCGAGATCTACCACTATCGGTTCACGCACCCGCAGGGCTACGGGCACGCCGAGCTCGGCGACGCGGTGGTGAAGGTGCGCGGCTACGACACCGTGAAGATCCCCGCGGGCCACGTGCACGCGCAGGTCGCGGCGCCGGGCTACGGCATGTACTACGCGTGGGTGATCCGGCACTTGCCGGGCGCGCCGTACATCCGTCCGACGTTCGACGCCGAGCACGCGTGGGTGATGGAGCCCGGTGCGCGCACCTGGTGGCCGGAGGGCGTCGAATGAACGCGATCTCGATGCGCTCGTCGCTCTTGCGCCAGATGACGCGCGAGACCCCGACCGAGCTCTGGGTGGACTCGTGCGAGCCACGCGCGCTCGAGCGCGCCATCGCGCGCGGCGCGACCGGCGCGACCACGAACCCGGTGATCGTGATGCAGGCGATCGAGGCCGATCGGCCGCGCTGGGACGAGATCACGCGCGCGCTGGTGCGCGATCATCCGAGCGACGACGAGGAGTCGATCGCGTGGCGGCTCGTCGCGCTCGCGGCGAGCGAGGGCGCGATGC includes:
- a CDS encoding endonuclease/exonuclease/phosphatase family protein; its protein translation is MTTSTELAPPAPDVLRAMTLNIVHGTRISLPSALFPRTFVLRRLARIAHAARAAHVDVLALQEADGDRRFERTREIARRAGLPVVITPSSHGATLAGRAPLAVLREERFTARRADAKGFVLARARTSRGHEIDVASIHLHALSRHVRSRQIAAFVDAIREERARRGARPLVVLGDLNDDFDGSARELADHLGLHTRDHETPTYTDLGLRLRLDWVLASPELEIALHHVMPPGLSDHRAIVADVRVRTTEGRSLDR
- a CDS encoding sensor histidine kinase — translated: MTGARGRRSLSERVLTAGVLLFLAPLGFVVASASIEGALARSTEQRVEACARVVAHAWRDGASLAEAAESSCRRHHLRVRVVEGDAVHDVADHLVSTSFDDLVGDVFYGPERSDALRTLERTWAPLPERAETRSAREAGDGMVCTLRADANLRICSGALRATRTSDGARAVVHVIGSSRSARVSRYAQRRELAGMLAFGAVLAFALVAWLLRRVTGTVRDLARDVESLAASRDGRLDEERPRELAEVAAAFNRLRDTLARADAQNEAFLADLAHEMKNPVAAIAAAAESLEAASSADPERRARLSRSITASAARLDRLIGQFLELARAEAGLPRDARERVDLVALAHGVASTTTVPDDRRLVIDAEGVHEVDGVPARLESALRNVIDNAIAFARAEVRVRVVREDATLVLEVHDDGPGIAADDLPRVFDRFYTARQDGRGTGLGLAIVRATVEAHGGTVDVRSRSGEGTTFALRLPAR
- a CDS encoding response regulator transcription factor, which codes for MARILLVDDDRELLDVLAMALSDAGHAIDTARDGREADRRLAEGNAELVVCDVNLPGIDGFTLVKRWRDRGVTTPILLLTSRDSEIDEALGLELGADDYMTKPMRVRVLLARIAALLRREQRRAESEPGAVLVAGHVSLDRERLELRYRGTLVTTTLSELRLIEAMVERPGIVLSRARLLEHVRGDDSVVDDRLIDTYVRRMRRKLEAIEPAFDRIETVTGAGYRWRA
- a CDS encoding PQQ-binding-like beta-propeller repeat protein, with the protein product MRRLLLSLPILLSLGCEPEPAPPMPGDVTLTRAWQSETFAGCVLASPLEHDGHVIVSTGDGRVVALDPDDGTIVWELVLPEPEGTLAHVIATPVIVGDRLVLTWQVVDATARDPAAGPRSAHHVAVVDLVRGELDPAFPIVTLAASRPSADGSGEVVFRASNALSRSRLVHATTADHELGLVYVSFGNARDIQPWHGWIFELDLDAWRARGAESAIASVLLTSPSNECGIDGESGSDDMICGAGVWSPAGPLLVPDDEHGFALIVPTGNGALDLATRSYAHTLMRVRGPGLSFDPRCDASACAEFDVLDPAPACIASCEDLFVPRLSPEDPPFDAPGCEELTFFECYAALDWDLGANTPARVELASGRVVYVLPAKDGGVYLLDDEHLGTLHDRVQVVAACGAGGVPCEANWAGTMVTQPLIADVDGTPLAIIATFMPDAVHPAGLVALRVIEDEGGAHLEPAWTWPSFDGQEARERFRRHPSGLRLVTIEGEDHVAIVEQGRLGSEPGVLHLVRARDGAHAERVALDGPGQRYAVPLALGTRLIVPSCDQGNAGPGHVEAWDAVVVR
- a CDS encoding 5-deoxy-glucuronate isomerase, with protein sequence MALHLTEHRAGLSLGTTEIVKVDDADGTGIGLAVVKLAPGERLSTVTTHETAWLLMDGEVDVHVGPRRARWSRRSLWDEAPSCVHVAAGAEVTFEAQRAVELTRYETASTRRFAASLYAPDDVREEHRGWGQVRGACHRVVRTVFDRDNADEAAELVLGEVITLPGRWSSYPPHHHAQPEIYHYRFTHPQGYGHAELGDAVVKVRGYDTVKIPAGHVHAQVAAPGYGMYYAWVIRHLPGAPYIRPTFDAEHAWVMEPGARTWWPEGVE